The Hevea brasiliensis isolate MT/VB/25A 57/8 chromosome 9, ASM3005281v1, whole genome shotgun sequence nucleotide sequence ATTCCCTCTCATCTCTACCatccaaataaaataaaatcattttccttctcctccttttaataaataataaattaaataatttctcaTTTCCTTTCTTCCCTTCCCTTTAAAAAAATTCACTTCACTTCAATTCACAGCCATGCATAGGATCTGAATGTTTTTACTGATTAAGCCAATTAAtattttcaagttttttttttttttatggttttCAGTATCATGTGCTCAAAACACAGACAGACACCCGCAGGAAGAAGGTTAGTGAAGAATACATTATATATACGTATATAAATAATATCAATTGACATCTTAAacttgtattaattaaattctaattaattgaCTTtcagaatttttaattttttttgttggtGATTGCAGGTAAGAAATTTAGACGAAAGACATGGAGATCTTCTGTTAGAATATGTAAGAATCCAAATTTCTCTTGGATAATACGTGTAATTAATTAACAAATGCAGTTTTATTTAAAAACACGTAgtaatattttcttttcttttttttcatttgaaatttaaGGAAGCAAAATGTGAGGATCTACAATATGGTTTAGTGGATAATGAAGGAGATTATGAGTCTACAATTACACTTGCAAATGGAGCATCCAATCTCTATGCTTTCCGGCTGCACCACGGCCACCCGACGGCTAATGGAGGAGGGTATGGATCCCAGGAACTCCGCCTTGCTTGAGTGGCGCTGCTTAATTTCCCTCCATAAACATCTACTTAATCTAATCTAGTCTAATATAAAAATGCATTCTAAGAAATGCAATATTTAATGGAATAAGATGAAGTTTATTATAATATATGAGCTGTGTAGTGTATGGCCTGAAAGTAGAATTGGGGGGGCTTTCAGGTAGGTCCTCTTTTGAGTCTTGTGCTTGAAGCATATGTCTCTACCATatttagttgaaatgtttggagTCATTTCTCATTATTGTCTCTGATATTGGGAACTTAATTACAAGTATTTGGAGAAAGTAATATTAATTTCAAAGCACAGATGCTCTTACTTGCTGATTTTTGCAATTGGCAGAGTTCAGGGACTAATAAACTTGCTTGTTGAAAATATTTTATGCCATTGATGATGTGATGAAGAATTCTACAAATAATTTTAGCAATTTTCAACAACTGGCATTTCTTAGGCGTTTTGTTTCTTAATTACCAGATTTCACAGATTCTGCACCGGAACTTCATATCTTATGGCCTGTGAATGTTTGATCAGTTGTTGTAACCCCGGAAACCTCAGATTAATACAATCATGGTCAATGATCATAATATACATATTTCCAAATTTTCCCTTTGAGATCGCAGCTTACATATCTCAGACTTTGATAAgaacaaaaatatataaaaattcgaACCACATTCGGAATCCAATCAATTGGCAAAAAAAAGGGAATTAAGAGAGGCGAAAGGAAAGAATTGAACGAGTAAGTGTAGATGATGGGATTTTGATGAATATATATAATTGCATTGGAAATCTAAAACAATTAgagtgaaattattaaatttataaataaaaaattgaatttatataTCTTTTTAAAAAATATCTTACAATTGAATAATTCGCTGTACTTATATCTAGATCAAAATTTAAGATACTTTCAGGTTGTACATCAATCCCAAGTATAGCAAAGAACTTGAACTTTATCAGAGGTATTTACTCATTGCTACCAACTACCTATTGAATGATGGATCAGATTTTTGAAAAACAGATGCAGAAGACACAGCAAACTAGCTGAGAGCTTTGAATGCTAAATATGAGATATAGGGCAAGTGAGAATCGCTGCACACTGGAATGTGATACAATTTAAAATGTCATCGAACTGGCAAGAGAATTAACTATTAATGTCCTGTTTGATAACAGTTTTTAAGGTAATGTttagtattttgatcagagtcaaAACACTACTTCTCTTATTTATAATGTTCGGtaacataatatttatactaatatTTATCCCTCTTAGCTTTTAGAGGTTAAGTAAGCATTTTGACTAGAgtcaataatattttattgactacttttatatttaacaactatttttacaaaataatttaCTTTAACAGATATATAAATAGTTAACTACTAACAGTTAATAGCTGGatacttgatgtggcccaaccgtaagtgcacgggtcgtactaGTAATAtataaaagatatcgttcccacgaggagttgtgttaatgattgaatttttgatgtaaaaattctgactaatttgaactatttttgaaattaaagtaataaattgatagatattgaagtgtgaattctatgtgtataaaattaataatctattcaataatgtagtgatttaactaaatttgcatcaaattaaaataagcaaattgaaatatggcaagatttaaaatggcaagtaactaaattcgattagaaattaacaataataaaagaggcgattccggagttcgggagttcatattcaagctattttgggaattttaaattggttatccaatcttgtggaacttacgggttttaaggagaataattcttaaatcctttgaataccctttcgagtgggacaaagaaTGTCTTAATCAACCTAATCCTATTTTCGTAGAGTTAaagttaatcaagacccattaagttccttaattaatctgtaaattctcttaatccttagtctatttctagatctaagttaattaagtccaatttcttgattatctatcacaaggctttctcctttcggtgcttcaaccatggattaagaacaacacttaatgggatcctaacactaagcatgtcattgagcacacaaaaaatgaataaaactcattaaaaccataaaatatggattacccaatcaaaacccataaaatatctcaaatactacatcccaactccagaatctaatgaaaactactcattatccataatatttaaaagatattctgagttaatatggaaataaaaccttaatctaagctaagaactaagaaacctaATACAAGAAAGATAAGAAATAtgcgagaaatgaaagaaaactcTAAATCTGTCTGGAAATGGAGGGGGTGACGTTTTAGCTCCCTTTTTTTGACTCTTCGGCTGCTGCtcctcttcttttccttttttcttcccctttctaaaatgggataagagcctatttatatctttttctctgacaagtagccctgaaatggtatgtttgaggtgtgttTTTATGAGGAAATCTGCCAgctcattataaaaattttatggaactgcATAAGTTGACTGCATAAATTATGCAgttccttatgcagttttcggctggttcctGAGCTCTCTGTGCAAAGCTGCATTAACAGGGtgcaagactgcataagttatgcagtttttcGTGAGGTTGCATAAGCAAAGCATGAATctacataagttatgcagtaacttatgcagatttcggcaggtttGACAAATTATttcttctccctgtgcagaactgcacaacttatgcggcaagttatacacaatttggtcaatgcatacttcaactttgaaacttgtttttgacatctttggctgtagaaatcactcctcaatggcaaaatttctttttagtccctcaatggtaaaatttctttttagtccctcaaaaatactattttacctacaaaacaaagtaaaattataaattaatccaaaaattagtaattatgaaaaactatctaaataactaatgaaattagctaaaagtgactaataatcaaataaaatggctatgaaattaaacctaaatgattatgcaaaatgcatgtatcaatactattaaaacaactaattcttGTAAAAAAAGTTAATATTAGCCTGATTATATGGATCACaagatagaaaaaaaaatgtctttctgttacaaaaataaattataaaaataattatgtgattaaaagctTATCTTATTCAAAAAATTATgacaataatattatttaaagtaaaatttcTATTATTACATTATATAAAAACATGTACTTGGTTTCTTCCATTTTCATTTTATCTTtagataaatatttttttttaatttcttaccttttaatttaaaacataattcattatttcatttgaAAATATTAAGCAATAATTTTCCTTTTTTAGTGAGGGaatgattaaaatattatttaaaataaactttatgcaataaattatgtaatattttaattgaaagaCATAGTATGAAAGAATATTTAAAGTATGAATGTCATGAAGGTCAAAATTTCTTAATAGTCAACCATTCAACACAATTAAGGTGGGCAGAATGAACTCTTCAATCTCGATGTGAGGACCATTCAGTGCATGGAAACGACATCGCATTGTTATCATTCTTTGTTTAGATACGCAACCGTCATCCCTAAAAATGTCTTAACCCGAAATACTGGCTTGGCGGCGACGGGCATGAGAGATCTGACCCTCATACGAGTATCGGCGAAAATAATCCTTACCAATACCAGATTACCAGTTCCAAAATCTTTCTCTGTTGGCTCTCAACAGCACATGGCCACGAACACCGATCAACCGCTGCTGCCAGATAAGATGAACAAGAAAGTAGAAGAAAAAGACaaggaagaagagaagaagaaactGCCTCCGCCGCCGGAGAAGCCAGAGCCTGGCGATTGCTGTGGAAGCGGATGCGTGAGGTGCGTGTGGGATGTGTATTATGAGGAGCTCGAGGAATATAACAGGCTTTGTAAATCCATTTCCGATTCCGATCCCGATGCTGATCAGGATATCTCCAATTCTAAGCACTCATGATTTTGTTATGATTTCTTCATTGCATATTTTATTGTGATTTTAGCAGATTACGTTGTAAGAATTTGTGATGAATGATAATTTTTTGgaggaaaataatatttttttattattttttggttgcttttctttttcaattaccTAAAATAAAATTTCCTATTAGAGTTGGTAGTAACTAATAATAAGAAattacttattttaatttaatgatatcatatatatttaatatttgaaatttaaattttattcaaaGTTAGTCATATAAAAAAAAAGTGAATTTAAAAACTTGAGCTTGATAGCTCATTCATGTGAGTTAAAATCAGCATTTGATTTTCAGGGAAATGACTAGATTGTTGTACAAACCAATTCCCTTTTCTAAGTGATCGGACAACTTGAAGGAATATCGACGGAATAAATCTTCAATAATTGCATCTTCAAAATGAGTTGCTAGGATGGGTTCTGCAACGGATCTCATGTAGGTTGCTGTGTACTTCCCTCTTTGCCATTTATCAAAAACCATTTCTCTGTTGCCGTCCTCGATATTAGCATCCCAACTTAGTTCGAATTCTTCTAGTCTTTCTATGATAAAtgaattttccctttcaattacATCCCTTACTTCTTCTGCCGATGGAGCATAAAGTGGAATATTGAATGATGCCAATAATGTTTCCTGAATTAATCCCTGCGCGCATCACCAAATTCAACCACATATTTCCATTCTCTTAAATTTATctcaattaaatattaaatttaaaaatacctCTCCAACCATTTCGTTGAGGAGAGTCCCAAGTAATTGCCAAATTTCGCAACCAT carries:
- the LOC110639568 gene encoding uncharacterized protein LOC110639568 — translated: METTSHCYHSLFRYATVIPKNVLTRNTGLAATGMRDLTLIRVSAKIILTNTRLPVPKSFSVGSQQHMATNTDQPLLPDKMNKKVEEKDKEEEKKKLPPPPEKPEPGDCCGSGCVRCVWDVYYEELEEYNRLCKSISDSDPDADQDISNSKHS